The genomic window ggggagaatgtgggactcgctcccgtggggggagaatgtgggactcgctcccgtggggggagaatgtgggactcgctcccgtgggggagtgggggagaatgtgggactcgctcccacggggggagtggggggagaatgtgggactcgctcccacggggggagtgggggagaatgtgggactcgctcccacggggggagtgggggggagaatgtgggactcgctcccacggggagagtgggggagaatgtgggactcgctcccgtgggggagtgggggagaatgtgggactcgctcccgtggggggagaatgtgggactcgctcccgtggggggagaatgtgggactcgctcccgtgggggagtgggggagaatgtgggactcgctcccgtgggggagaatgtgggactcgctcccacggggggagtgggggggagaatgtgggactcgctcccacggggggagtgggggagaatgtgggactcgctcccatggggggagtgggggagaatgtgggactcgctcccacggggggagtgggggggagaatgtgggactcgctcccatggggggagttggggggggggaatgtgggacttgccCCACACTCCAAATGTTGTGCGGgtaagggggattggccgtgctaaattgacgctagttTTGGGGGTtgggcaggataaatatgtggtgttcctgggataggatgggattgaggtcggtgcagacccgatgggctgaatggcctcctgcactgtacggattctatgatcataagaTTGGGTGTCTGaacgtctctctgtccctcttccccctttctcttctcttctccctcccccctcacccacagtgctgttaacgtGGAGGTGACCTCCATTTGCCAGACGGTGCTGGAGGACTTCAACCTGTGCCTCTTCTACCTGCCCTCCAACCTCAACCAGAGCGGCtcgagtgaggaggaggaggagccggaGCGCGGCTACAGCTTCCTGCCCGACCTCCTCATCTTCCATATGGTGCTCATCTGCCTGATGAGTGTGCACAGCCTGAAGAAGAcaggtactgtgtgtgtgtgtgtgtgtgtgtgtgtgtgtgtgtgtgtgtgtgtgtctgtgtgtgtgtctgtgtgtgtgtctgtgtgtgtgtctgtgtgtgtctgtgtgtgtctgtgtgtgtgtgtgtgtctgtgtgtgtctgtgtgtgtctgtgtgtgtgtgtgtgtgtgtgtgtctgtgtgtgtgtctgtgtgtgtgtgtgtgtgtgtctgtgtgtgtgtgtctgtgtgtgtgtgtgtgtgtctgtgtgtgtgtgtgtgtgtgtgtgtgtgtgtgtgtgtgtgtgtgaacgatcGCCACCCACAACCCTCAGGCCACCCAGTCGAGAGCCCCCGAGGTATTCCCcactcgcgcgccctccctcgtGTACCCACCTCGTGCAGCCCCTtgcccgcgcaccccctcccccctgggcCCGGCgcggcccccctcctccccccgtgcCCGTGTGGCGTTCTGCCGCTTTTCCGATGACCCACGGTTGGCGTTGGGCccgcacggtggcccagtgggttagcgctgctgcttcagcgccagggacccgagttcgattcctccgggtgctccggtttcctcccacagtccgaaagacgtgcgggttagggtgtgtcggccgtgctaaattctccctcagtgtaacccgaacaggagtgtggcaactcgggggatttcactgtaacttcattgcggtgttaatgtaagcctgcttgcgacACTGATAAACTAAAGCTCGaacctgtctctcgctccctcggtAATCAGTTCCCCGGCCGATGACGGTGTGTGGGTTTTTTACAGGTATGAAGCAGTACAGTGCAGCCATCGCTTTCACCCTCGCTCTGTTCTCCCACCTCGTCAACCACGTAAACATTCGGCTGCAAGCGGAACTCGAGGACGTGGAAAACGCTGTCCCATCACTACAGACCGAGAACCCAGGTAAACCCAGTCGGAGCCTTCCCGGATCCCGGGAAACCGTATCCGTGCCTTCCCATTGACCAGGAACCCCGGCATTCCGTACCCGCCCCTTCCCATAGACCGAGAATCCCGGTATTCCGTATCCACCCTTTCACATAGACCGAGAATCCTGGCATTGCGTACCCACCCCTTCCCATAGACCGGGAATCCCTGTAGTCCATATCCGCCCCCTCCCATAGACCGGGAATTCCGACATTCCGTTTCAACCCCTTCCCATGGACCTGGAATTCCGGCATTCCGTATCCGCCCCCTCCCATACACCAGAAATCCCAGTATTCCGTATCCGCCCCCTCCCATAGACCAGGAATCCCAGTATTCCATATCCGCCCCCTCCCATAGACCAGGAATCCCGATATTCCGTATCCGCCCCCTCCCATAGACCGGGAATTCCGACATTCCGTTTCAACCCCTTCCCATGGACCGAGAATTCTGGCATTCCGTATCCGCCCCCTCCCATACACCAGAAATCCCAGTATTCCGTATCCGCCCCCTCCCATAGACCAGGAATCCCAGTATTCTGTATCCACCCCTTTCCATAGACCGGGAATCCCGATATTCCGTATCCGCCCCCTCCCATAGACCGAGAATCCTGGAAAACTGGAGCCGCCCCTTCCCATAGAGTGAGAATACCAAGAAACCGGATACACCCCTTCCTGAATCCCAAGAATCCCGAAAAACCAGATCCACCCCTTCCCGAATCCCGGTAAACTATACGCCCCTTCAAATAGACCGAGAATCCCGGTAAAGCGGATCCACTCCTTCCCGAATCCCGGTAAATCGTATCTGCCCCTTTCCATAGACCAGAAATCCCGGGAAACTGGATCTGCGCCTTCCCAATTCCCAAGAATCCTGGTAAACCGTATCTGCTCCTTCCTATAGACTAGGAATCCTGGATAACTGGATCTATCGAATCCCATAGACCGAGAATCCCGGTAATCCGTATGAAGCAGTACCAGTGCCGCCATCGCTTTCACCCTCGCTCTGTTCTCCCACCTGGTCAAGCACGTAAACATTCGGCTGCAAGCAGAGCACGAATCCCGATAATCCTGATCTACCCGTTCCCGAATCCCGGTAATCCGTATCCGCCCATTCCAGAATCCTGGTAATCCGGATCTACCCGTTCCCGGTAATCCGGATCTACCTGTTCCCAAATCCCAGTAATCCAGATCTACCTGTTCCCGAATCCCGGTAATCCGGATCTACCCTTTCCCAGATCCCGGTAATCCAGATCTACCCGTTCCTGGATCCCGGTAATCTGGATCTACCTGTTCCCGGACTCCAGTAATCCGGATCTACCCGTTCCCAAATCCCGGTAATCCATTTCAGCCCTTTCCCGAATCCCAGTAATCCATATCCGCCCGTTCCCAAATCCCGGTAATCTGTATCCGCATGTTCCCGAATCCCGGTAATCCAGATCTACCTGTTCCAAATCCCGGTAATCCGTATCCGCCGGTTCCCGAATCCCGGTAATCCGTATCTGCCCGTTCCGCaatcccagaaatccatatccgcCCATTCCCCAATCCCACAAATCCATATCCCCCCGTTATCGAATCCCGGAAATCCGTATCCGCCCGTTCCGGAATCCCAGAAGTCCGTATCTAGCTGTTCCCGAATCCCAGTAATCCATATCCGCCCGCTCCTGAATCCCGGAAATCCATATCCGCCCGTTCCCCAATCCCAGTAATCCATATCCGCCCGTTCCCCaatcccagaaatccatatccgcCCGCTCCCCaatcccagaaatccatatccgcCAGTTCCCGAATCCCAGAAGTCCGTATCTAACTGTTCCCGAATCCCGGAAATCCATATCCGCCCGTTCCCCAATCCCAGTAATCCAGATCCATCCGTTGCTGAATCCCGGTAATCCGGACCCACCCGTTCCCAAATCCCGGAAATCCATATCCGCCCGTTTCCAAATCCCAGAAATCCGTATCCGCCCGTTCCCGAATCCCGGTAGAGCTCGGTTGACGGTTGTCtccgttctcccccccccccccccccccccccgcctccgttGCAGACGAGGTTGAGGTGAAGGAGGCGCAGCGGGAGACTGGGCCGGAGGCagagacacggtccgagacggcAGTGGACACGGTCCAGAACGGAGCGCCGCTTCCCGCCTCCAAGGCCAAGAGCAAGAAGTACTCGCGGCTGGCACAGCTGCGGCGGCGCCGCCACACCCGGCAGAAGGCGGACGAAAGTGACCTGAGCGAGGGCTTCGACTCGGACCCCAGCGACGACTCGGCCAAGGAGAGCGAGCGGTCAGACAGCGGCTCCGACAAGAGCGACGAGGAGgacgaggaagaggaggaggaggaggaggaagccgAGGCTGCCTTCGACCTGGAGTCTGACTCCGACATGAACAGCCAGGAGTCACGGTCGGACCTGGAGGACATCGCGGAGGAGGCGGGGGAGGCCCCCAGGGGGGGGCAGGGCCCGGACGCCCCCGCCGCGGGCAGACCCCCCCAGCCCTCGCCGCCCGCCCAGCCAGAGGGCCCCCTGCCCAACGGGCCCGGCAGTGCCACAGAGGCCGCCATCGCCAGCAACCTGCAGGCCCTCTCCTGCCAGATGTTCCAGCCCAAGAGGTGCTTCCGACTGGCGCCCACCTTCAGCAATGTGGTATCCAGGGCGCCGCCAGGGGAGGGGGCCCCTGTGCCCCCGCTACCCGAGAAACCCTGTGCCAATGGCGTCCTCGAGACCCCAGGAGTCACTGAACATGGTAAGGCTCCTGTCCATCTGCCATTCTCGCGCGAGCCCCACCACagggccatctctctctctctctctttcccctctgtctctccctttcccctctgtctctccctttcccctctgtctctccctttccccctctgtctctccctttccccctctgtctctccctttccccctctgtctctccctttcccctctgtctctccctttcccctctgtct from Mustelus asterias unplaced genomic scaffold, sMusAst1.hap1.1 HAP1_SCAFFOLD_4166, whole genome shotgun sequence includes these protein-coding regions:
- the LOC144490987 gene encoding nonsense-mediated mRNA decay factor SMG5-like: AVNVEVTSICQTVLEDFNLCLFYLPSNLNQSGSSEEEEEPERGYSFLPDLLIFHMVLICLMSVHSLKKTGMKQYSAAIAFTLALFSHLVNHVNIRLQAELEDVENAVPSLQTENPDEVEVKEAQRETGPEAETRSETAVDTVQNGAPLPASKAKSKKYSRLAQLRRRRHTRQKADESDLSEGFDSDPSDDSAKESERSDSGSDKSDEEDEEEEEEEEEAEAAFDLESDSDMNSQESRSDLEDIAEEAGEAPRGGQGPDAPAAGRPPQPSPPAQPEGPLPNGPGSATEAAIASNLQALSCQMFQPKRCFRLAPTFSNVVSRAPPGEGAPVPPLPEKPCANGVLETPGVTEHDTGSDSEESDASTKSSRKEKTPLEKLDILSKEGLLITIKVFLDWLRTNTDIILMCAQSSQSPVESPVRAPEHVAGSSQAAGARRLFP